A DNA window from Mus pahari chromosome 13, PAHARI_EIJ_v1.1, whole genome shotgun sequence contains the following coding sequences:
- the Pgam2 gene encoding phosphoglycerate mutase 2 has translation MTTHRLVMVRHGESLWNQENRFCGWFDAELSEKGAEEAKRGATAIKDAKIEFDICYTSVLKRAIRTLWTILDVTDQMWVPVVRTWRLNERHYGGLTGLNKAETAAKHGEEQVKIWRRSFDTPPPPMDEKHNYYTSISKDRRYAGLKPGELPTCESLKDTIARALPFWNEEIAPKIKAGQRVLIAAHGNSLRGIVKHLEGMSDQAIMELNLPTGIPIVYELDQNLKPTKPMRFLGDEETVRKAMEAVAAQGKAK, from the exons ATGACCACCCACCGCCTAGTAATGGTTCGCCACGGCGAGAGCTTATGGAACCAAGAGAACCGTTTCTGTGGCTGGTTTGATGCAGAGCTGAGTgagaagggagcagaggaggCCAAGCGGGGGGCCACCGCCATCAAAGATGCCAAGATAGAGTTTGACATCTGCTACACATCGGTGCTGAAGCGGGCTATCCGCACCCTTTGGACCATCCTGGATGTTACGGACCAAATGTGGGTGCCTGTGGTGCGTACCTGGCGCCTCAATGAGCGGCACTATGGTGGCCTCACAGGCCTCAATAAGGCCGAGACAGCTGCGAAGCACGGGGAGGAGCAGGTGAAGATCTGGAGGCGTTCCTTtgacaccccaccaccacccatggATGAGAAACACAACTACTACACCTCCATCAGCAAG GACCGCCGCTATGCAGGCCTGAAGCCCGGGGAGCTGCCTACCTGTGAAAGTCTCAAGGACACCATTGCCAGGGCCTTGCCCTTCTGGAATGAGGAGATCGCACCTAAGATTAAGGCTGGCCAGAGAGTACTTATTGCAGCCCATGGGAACAGCCTTCGGGGCATTGTGAAACATCTGGAAG GGATGTCAGACCAGGCCATCATGGAACTGAACCTGCCCACTGGAATCCCCATTGTGTATGAGCTGGACCAGAATCTGAAGCCCACCAAGCCCATGAGGTTCCTGGGAGACGAAGAGACGGTTCGGAAGGCCATGGAAGCTGTTGCTGCCCAAGGAAAGGCGAAGTGA